Proteins encoded by one window of Papio anubis isolate 15944 chromosome 7, Panubis1.0, whole genome shotgun sequence:
- the LOC108586804 gene encoding 40S ribosomal protein S27-like, with the protein MPLAKDLLHPSPEEEKRKHKKKRLVQSPNSYFMDVKCPGCYKITMVFSHAQTVVLCVGCSTVLCQPTGGKARLTEGCSFRRKQH; encoded by the coding sequence ATGCCTCTCGCAAAGGATCTCCTTCATCCCTCcccagaagaggagaagaggaaacacaAGAAGAAACGCCTGGTGCAGAGCCCCAATTCCTACTTCATGGATGTGAAATGCCCAGGATGCTATAAAATCACCATGGTCTTTAGCCATGCACAAACGGTAGTTTTGTGTGTTGGCTGCTCCACTGTCCTCTGCCAGCCTACAGGAGGAAAAGCAAGGCTTACAGAAGGATGTTCCTTTAGGAGGAAGCAGCACTAA